The genomic window TGGGGCTTGTTTGGCAGCGCAATTACGCAAAAACGCCCAAGGATAATGAAATGGGTTGGGAAACAACCGTTGGGCTGTCCTATCCTCTGCCTAAAACCAATATACCGCTGGCGCTTGGAGGAAATTACCGCCGGATCAATGCCGGGGCCAAAACCGCGGTCGACCTTAAAGAAGAGCTCAATATCCGAGCCAATTTGCGCGTGCCTTTATGGGGAAATTTAAGCCTGACGCCGTTCGTGGATTTCTATCAATTCAAAGGCCGGCTCAATCAGCCGACCGGACAAAACATAATTTTCGGTTTCGGGCTTGATTTCAACCGGCTCTGGAAACCCGCGTTTTAAGGCGCCGCTAATTAACGCCGGACAAGCGGAGGGCTTTGTCCCGCCTCCGCCATGCTTCTTAAATGCTCCATGGCCCTATTGAGCGCCGCATCCGCCACGGGAGCGGGAGGATTTTGGCCCATCAGGCGATAGTACATCTGCTCCGCGATTTTCGCTTCATCTTCCATCGAAACGTTGACCGCGATATCAGGCGACAAGCCGCCCCGGCCATCGGCGTCGCGCTCAACACTGGAACCCAATGGCAGGTAGTATTTGGCAATGGTCAGCTTGACGGCGTAGCCCTGTTCGGGAATATTTCTGAAGATTTGCTGAACCGAGCCTTTGCCGTAGGACTCGGAGCCGACCAAAGTCGCGCGTCCATGATCGCGCAAAGCGCCGGCTAAAATCTCGCTGGCTGAAGCGGAGCCGGAATTAATCAGCACCGCGATCTTAAGGCTGCGATAGCGGCCGTCCGTATCCGTGCGCTCCTCCTCCGAACCGGCGCGGCCTCGGGCCGTCATCACCAATTGCCCGGCGCTTAAAAAATTCTCGGCGATATCAACGCATGTCTGGACAAGTCCGCCGCCGTCATCCCGTAAATCAATGACCAACGAACGCATGCCCTGTCCGGACAACCGGCTTAACGCTTGGCTGAATTCCTCAGCCGAATTTTCCTCAAAACCGGCGAGATGAATGTAACCGATGGTCGAATCAAGCATGGCTGAACGGATATTGGGCATCACCACTTCGGCGCGCGTCAGCTCGATTTGGCGCGGAGGAGCGCGAGAATTGGATCCGCGCGAGCGAATGCCCAAACGAACCTTGGTCCCGGGATTACCCCGAATCCTGGTCACCACCTCATCCAAGGTCATATTGGCCGTGTTCTGCCCGTCGATCGTGGCGATTTGATCCCCCGCCCTAATGCCGGCCCCATGGGCGGGAGAGCTGGGGATGGGGATACGCACAACCGGAGGCTCGTCAGCTTCTTCTTTCTTTAAAATAAGGCCCACGCCCGCGAAAGAACCCCGCGAACTTTCTTCCCATCGCCTCAAAACTTCCGGCCTAAACAGCACGGAATGAGGGTCCATCCCGGTCAATGCGCCCTGGATTGCGGTGTCGCGCAATTCACGGTTTGTGGCCGTATTAGGATGGCGAGCCTGAATCATGCCCATCACCCGCGCAATATCGCGCATGGTTTCGCCGACGGTCAAATCCGGCTGGGAAGATGACGCCTGGCCTGTGGAGGCGGCAGGGGGAGCGGCGGGGCGCGCCGGCGTAGGCGTCGGAGCCGCGGGATTAGGCCGCGTTCCCGGGGGAACGATCCTGACCGGCGGCGCGACCTGGGCCCGGCGCAAAGCAGCCGGATTGTCAAAACGATTTCTTAAAACATTCTGCTCTTCGGCATTCTGAGCTTGAACGGCCAATGCGACAACGGCAAGGAAAATTCTAATCATCATGCGACAATCCTCTTTCCCCCCTCATCATTAATTAACAGAACGTATACCAAGCATTCCGCAATAGTGAAAATTTCACCTGGGCCTTTAGGGTCTTTTTTTATAGGTCTTTAGACCTATGAATTTATAGGACTTTAGATAAGCTACGGTTTATGCGGCAAACCGGCCGCAAGCGCGGCAACCACTTCTTCGGTTTCTTTTTTGAGGTAGGTTTTCGTCAATTTGCTGATCTGGCGCCCGGCTAATTGAACGACTAAAGCTTCCGCGGCTTTGTTGGGAGGCGCGCTCCCTTGGTAAACGATGGTTTCGGCTTGTTCAGCCAGCGTGCCGCCGGTGGCCGCATGAACGATGCGCCAGCGAACAGCCACGACTCTTTTGTAATAAACCGCCAACGGAATCGAACGGTACTCCTCTAAGACCGGGTAAATAAGATAATTCGCGCCCAAAAGTTTGCCGATGTCCTTGGGTTTCATGGAGCCCAATTGCCCGCCGTCCGTAATGCCTTGGGATTTGAGTTTGACGTCCACTTCTTCGGGATTGACCAAAGCAAGGCCCATTTGCCCCAAACCGGACTCGAGCACGGCCCGCACATGCGCAGGGCCGTCCAAATCGTTAGTTTCATTATTCATGGGCAGTACGGCCCATTGTGCGGCGAAAATATCCGGCGGTTCTTTTATTTTGGCTTCGGATGTCGCGGGCGCGGACGGCATTAATACGCCGAGTTCGCTTAAAGCCGCGGAAGCCTGGTGCGCGGCATTGCCGCCCGTATTCGCCGCTGATTCATAAGCTGCCTTGGCCTCGGACCAAAGCCCGCGCCGCTCATAGCTGACCGCGATATTAAAACGAGCCTCCGGACTGTTCTCTTCCTTCCACAAAACTTCGGCCTGATCCCATTGCCCGCTACGGGCGAGTTTTTGAGCTTCTTTCATTTTTGGGCTCTTCCCTTTATAAAGAGCCCGCACGCGGCGCACCTCATGGGGCAAAAGATCCACGGCCAATGTCCTCGCCCAGGCTTCCACCCACGATTTTTCCTGGACCGCAAGCAGTTTATCGAGGTCAGGCTCATCGGCCATGGTATCGGATTGCTCGGCCTCAAAGGGCGCTTCAAAAATCAGCTTTCCTCCGGGCTCCGCGAAAAAGCCGTATTTGACGCGCCATTTTTTCTTAAGAGCCCACTCTGTGCGCTTGCCGATGACATTGCCGCTTTTGTCGCGGACATCCACCTGGCGCGGCTCTTTTTCCAGGATCAGGGGCTGCGGAAAAATCCACAGCGAGGACGTGGCTCCCAGATGACCGATCCATCCCGGCGGTTTTTCTCCGTGGCCAGCTTGCACGGCAATGGCTCCGCCGAAAGAGCCGGAAATTGCCCGAGCCGCGGCCTGGCCGAGGGCCAGGGCCTGCCCGCCCTTCCAATCGCTCCA from Elusimicrobiota bacterium includes these protein-coding regions:
- a CDS encoding S41 family peptidase; amino-acid sequence: MMIRIFLAVVALAVQAQNAEEQNVLRNRFDNPAALRRAQVAPPVRIVPPGTRPNPAAPTPTPARPAAPPAASTGQASSSQPDLTVGETMRDIARVMGMIQARHPNTATNRELRDTAIQGALTGMDPHSVLFRPEVLRRWEESSRGSFAGVGLILKKEEADEPPVVRIPIPSSPAHGAGIRAGDQIATIDGQNTANMTLDEVVTRIRGNPGTKVRLGIRSRGSNSRAPPRQIELTRAEVVMPNIRSAMLDSTIGYIHLAGFEENSAEEFSQALSRLSGQGMRSLVIDLRDDGGGLVQTCVDIAENFLSAGQLVMTARGRAGSEEERTDTDGRYRSLKIAVLINSGSASASEILAGALRDHGRATLVGSESYGKGSVQQIFRNIPEQGYAVKLTIAKYYLPLGSSVERDADGRGGLSPDIAVNVSMEDEAKIAEQMYYRLMGQNPPAPVADAALNRAMEHLRSMAEAGQSPPLVRR
- a CDS encoding DUF799 family lipoprotein yields the protein MISTRRCLLVVGATAAIFGGCAVPVYINHYKAPNRLDAGHLGALKRVYVAVVPPDQHKKSAAWGKGLNKFINSLAEKKEMDPNERWSDWKGGQALALGQAAARAISGSFGGAIAVQAGHGEKPPGWIGHLGATSSLWIFPQPLILEKEPRQVDVRDKSGNVIGKRTEWALKKKWRVKYGFFAEPGGKLIFEAPFEAEQSDTMADEPDLDKLLAVQEKSWVEAWARTLAVDLLPHEVRRVRALYKGKSPKMKEAQKLARSGQWDQAEVLWKEENSPEARFNIAVSYERRGLWSEAKAAYESAANTGGNAAHQASAALSELGVLMPSAPATSEAKIKEPPDIFAAQWAVLPMNNETNDLDGPAHVRAVLESGLGQMGLALVNPEEVDVKLKSQGITDGGQLGSMKPKDIGKLLGANYLIYPVLEEYRSIPLAVYYKRVVAVRWRIVHAATGGTLAEQAETIVYQGSAPPNKAAEALVVQLAGRQISKLTKTYLKKETEEVVAALAAGLPHKP